A genomic segment from Peribacillus sp. ACCC06369 encodes:
- the hutU gene encoding urocanate hydratase — protein sequence MNTITNKVIRYTGTELHTKGWQQEAVLRMLMNNLDPEVAERPEDLVVYGGIGKAARNWECFDAIVKSLKELEEDETLLVQSGKPVAIFKTHSDAPRVLLANSNIVPAYANWETFHELDKKGLMMYGQMTAGSWIYIGSQGIVQGTYETFAELAKQHFNNSLKGTITLTAGLGGMGGAQPLAVTMNGGVCIGIDVDETRIDRRIETRYTDVKTDSLDEAIRLAKEAKLAGKALSIGLIGNASDLLPEMIARNFIPDVLTDQTSAHDPLNGYTPSGMSMEEAAQLRNANPEEYIKLSKASMAKHVRAMLEMMEKGAVTFDYGNNIRQVAKDEGVENAFDFPGFVPAYIRPQFCEGKGPFRWVALSGDPEDIYKTDQAILREFADNEHLCNWIRMAQEKIQFQGLPSRICWLGYGERARFGKILNDMVASGELKAPIVIGRDHLDSGSVASPNRETEAMKDGSDVVADWPILNAMVNAVGGATWVSVHHGGGVGMGYSMHAGVVIVADGTKEAGARIERVLTTDPGMGVVRHVDAGYELAEETAREKGINIPMLDKGIDKQ from the coding sequence ATGAACACGATTACAAACAAGGTTATCCGTTATACTGGAACAGAATTGCATACAAAAGGATGGCAACAAGAAGCGGTGCTTAGAATGTTAATGAATAATTTGGATCCTGAAGTCGCTGAACGTCCAGAAGATTTGGTGGTATACGGAGGGATTGGGAAAGCAGCTCGTAACTGGGAATGCTTTGATGCAATCGTCAAATCACTAAAAGAGCTTGAAGAAGATGAAACTTTATTGGTCCAATCAGGGAAACCGGTGGCCATTTTTAAAACGCATTCGGATGCACCACGTGTCCTGCTTGCAAATTCAAATATCGTCCCTGCTTACGCGAACTGGGAAACATTCCATGAACTTGATAAAAAGGGATTGATGATGTATGGGCAAATGACAGCTGGTAGCTGGATATATATTGGTTCTCAAGGAATCGTACAGGGTACATACGAGACATTTGCCGAGCTTGCAAAACAACATTTCAATAACTCATTAAAAGGCACCATTACTCTAACGGCAGGACTAGGCGGTATGGGAGGGGCACAGCCACTGGCAGTTACGATGAACGGCGGTGTCTGTATCGGAATCGATGTTGATGAGACAAGAATTGACAGGAGGATCGAGACTCGTTATACCGATGTGAAAACGGATTCTTTAGATGAAGCCATTCGTCTAGCTAAAGAAGCAAAACTTGCAGGAAAAGCATTATCGATTGGCTTGATTGGGAATGCGTCCGATCTTCTTCCTGAAATGATCGCCAGAAACTTTATTCCGGATGTCTTGACAGATCAAACTTCCGCCCATGATCCGTTAAATGGATATACACCATCTGGTATGTCAATGGAGGAAGCTGCACAATTACGGAATGCGAATCCAGAAGAGTATATTAAACTCTCTAAAGCTTCAATGGCCAAACATGTAAGAGCAATGCTTGAAATGATGGAAAAAGGAGCCGTGACGTTTGATTATGGCAACAATATCCGTCAAGTTGCGAAAGATGAAGGGGTAGAGAATGCTTTTGACTTCCCTGGTTTCGTTCCTGCTTATATCCGTCCACAATTTTGTGAAGGAAAAGGTCCATTCCGCTGGGTGGCTTTATCTGGTGATCCTGAAGACATTTATAAAACAGACCAAGCCATTTTACGCGAATTTGCTGATAATGAACATTTATGTAACTGGATTAGAATGGCTCAAGAAAAAATTCAGTTCCAAGGTCTGCCTTCGCGCATTTGCTGGCTTGGTTATGGGGAGCGCGCCCGTTTTGGTAAAATCCTCAATGATATGGTTGCAAGTGGAGAATTGAAGGCCCCGATAGTAATTGGGCGTGACCATTTGGATTCAGGCTCTGTCGCTTCGCCGAATCGTGAAACGGAAGCAATGAAGGATGGTTCGGATGTAGTGGCTGACTGGCCAATATTAAATGCAATGGTTAATGCAGTGGGCGGTGCAACTTGGGTATCCGTACATCATGGCGGTGGTGTAGGAATGGGATACTCCATGCATGCAGGAGTGGTAATCGTGGCAGACGGCACCAAAGAAGCAGGCGCCAGGATTGAGCGAGTGTTGACAACGGATCCTGGGATGGGCGTAGTGCGTCATGTTGATGCAGGGTATGAACTGGCAGAGGAAACAGCTCGTGAAAAAGGTATTAATATCCCGATGCTTGATAAAGGAATTGATAAACAATGA
- a CDS encoding response regulator transcription factor, translated as MGDDVEIHLVAKDEIEAQGIRWIVESHLTGVRLILWKTIEEFEKGMRNRHPEFVILDMDIWTNESEAMGALLKRRGIRWLGISSERIFQTAYRALRFRADDVLFRPFSSADLVKHIQQLRFQLRNGQGFSSTGTMDEENTLDIGYPDFFLTERRHDSRITMVAFLTPDNRALPLVYDELQRYSFTGKHQIFALSDFILCVQETKEIDVNKEEYQAFLAHWKERMDEPLAIIIKVATPDESLKRMYQQTREFTRQIFFDGYDIILAESQQTSPQEMDPFLTPLEQRLWIEMLERRDAKAIRNWIEREFLTFQQPYPDPEIVRIRLTSVLAQIRRHMKSYNLQNASLEAIYYDVFQQIVHKPVIHQIVKELHAFTTHLLLQDHGQLQEGARTLSEKARELIESNYWDSQWNLSTCADTLRVNKSTLSRRFAAESGESFRNTLHQVRIREAKRLLKETDLSLEEIAQLAGYSHQTYFNAKFKLLEACTPSAYRSGL; from the coding sequence ATGGGTGATGATGTGGAAATTCATTTGGTGGCAAAAGATGAGATAGAGGCTCAAGGAATTCGTTGGATAGTTGAATCCCACCTTACGGGAGTCCGACTGATCCTATGGAAAACGATTGAAGAATTTGAAAAGGGCATGCGCAATCGGCATCCGGAATTCGTCATTTTAGATATGGATATTTGGACGAATGAAAGTGAGGCGATGGGCGCTTTGTTAAAGCGGAGGGGAATTCGTTGGTTAGGGATTTCATCTGAGCGAATCTTTCAAACAGCTTATCGGGCCTTACGTTTTCGTGCGGATGATGTTCTATTCCGTCCTTTTTCTTCAGCGGATTTGGTAAAGCATATCCAACAATTACGTTTTCAATTAAGAAATGGTCAAGGTTTTTCCTCGACAGGCACCATGGATGAGGAGAATACACTTGATATTGGTTATCCAGATTTCTTCTTGACAGAGCGGAGGCATGATAGTCGAATAACCATGGTGGCATTTTTGACACCTGATAATAGGGCCCTCCCTTTAGTATATGATGAACTGCAACGATATTCTTTTACTGGGAAGCATCAAATATTCGCTTTATCGGATTTTATTTTATGCGTCCAGGAAACAAAGGAAATTGATGTAAATAAGGAAGAATATCAAGCATTCCTGGCTCACTGGAAAGAAAGAATGGATGAGCCTCTTGCCATCATAATAAAAGTGGCAACGCCTGATGAGTCTTTAAAAAGGATGTACCAGCAAACACGTGAATTTACGAGGCAAATCTTTTTCGATGGATATGATATCATTTTAGCGGAAAGTCAACAAACTTCCCCTCAAGAGATGGATCCATTCCTCACTCCTCTTGAACAAAGGCTTTGGATAGAAATGCTCGAAAGACGGGATGCGAAAGCCATCAGGAACTGGATCGAACGTGAATTCCTAACTTTTCAACAACCATACCCTGACCCGGAAATCGTTCGTATTCGCCTTACAAGTGTACTCGCACAGATCCGTAGGCATATGAAATCATACAACTTGCAAAATGCGTCTCTAGAAGCAATATACTATGATGTATTTCAGCAAATCGTACATAAACCAGTCATTCATCAAATAGTAAAAGAACTGCATGCGTTCACCACCCATTTGCTCCTTCAGGATCACGGGCAATTACAGGAAGGAGCACGCACTCTTAGCGAAAAAGCAAGAGAGCTGATCGAGTCCAACTATTGGGATTCCCAGTGGAATCTATCGACCTGTGCAGATACTCTGCGTGTCAATAAAAGCACACTCAGCCGTCGTTTTGCAGCTGAATCCGGCGAGTCTTTTCGCAATACGCTGCATCAAGTTCGAATTAGGGAAGCTAAACGCCTATTAAAGGAAACGGATTTATCATTGGAGGAAATCGCACAATTAGCCGGTTATTCACATCAGACCTATTTTAATGCAAAATTCAAACTGCTTGAAGCTTGTACTCCATCAGCTTATCGGTCTGGATTATAA
- a CDS encoding TetR/AcrR family transcriptional regulator, with amino-acid sequence MIEPRKKQLRGEKTREKILNISLKLFSEKGYDKVTVDEIVKKSGTSKGSFYQHFSAKSDIFLARFTEVDDYYREVFHSFPADMDATEKLFVFIRKLMRFLEEEMGKDLMKVIYSSALDSKEHTYFSNSNRSLLQIIRSLIEEAKKQNSIGTEQSINEISTLLTQSLMGIIYHWGLNNTEQSLESLSIPLIETIINGLKMKH; translated from the coding sequence ATGATTGAACCTAGAAAAAAACAGCTTAGGGGAGAAAAGACTCGTGAAAAAATTTTAAACATCTCTTTAAAGCTATTTAGCGAAAAGGGTTATGATAAAGTTACAGTAGACGAAATCGTGAAAAAAAGCGGCACTTCGAAAGGGTCATTTTATCAACACTTTTCAGCGAAATCGGACATTTTTTTAGCGAGGTTCACAGAAGTCGATGATTACTATCGTGAAGTCTTCCATTCGTTCCCAGCCGATATGGACGCTACCGAGAAATTGTTTGTTTTCATACGCAAATTGATGCGTTTTCTGGAAGAAGAGATGGGCAAAGATCTAATGAAAGTGATTTACAGTTCCGCATTAGATTCAAAAGAACATACATACTTTTCAAATTCAAATCGCTCACTCTTACAAATTATTCGTTCATTAATTGAAGAGGCGAAAAAACAAAACAGCATAGGCACGGAACAGTCAATAAATGAGATTTCAACACTCCTCACCCAAAGCCTGATGGGTATCATCTACCATTGGGGTTTAAACAACACAGAACAAAGCTTGGAATCTTTATCCATACCTCT
- a CDS encoding MFS transporter encodes MNHSSGEIEKKTISKTMKRILPFILILYIIAYLDRVNLGYAALQMNAELALSAEVFGLLSGIFFIGYFFFEVPSNMIMHKVGARIWIARIMISWGLVVILTGFAQTTMHLYILRFLLGVAEAGFFPGIILYLTYWFRARERGRATAVLLLALPIGGLIGAPVSTWILDNISWFGMAGWRWMFILEGIPAIIIGIVVVFYLTNRPTNAKWLSKEESDWLEGELSAERKISSKINKVTKLDMLKDSKIWKLALFYFAGYTSIYGLSFWMPTIIKSLSENATTNLEIGWLAMIPSLIGIPAIMFVGWNSDRTNEHKPHLLVCLMIAVIGFIGCGFSDSVFMMVLMLTITSFGLYGFSGCFFAYMTFFFTESTAPVGIALVNSFAALGGFVGPMILGTVAFTQGMFILSGLLVIGVITLLSLKLTNVSAGNIGKEVEVNIKQL; translated from the coding sequence ATGAATCATTCCAGTGGTGAAATAGAGAAAAAGACGATCAGTAAAACGATGAAACGCATTCTTCCATTTATCTTGATCCTTTATATCATTGCATATTTGGACAGGGTCAATTTAGGCTATGCTGCTTTACAAATGAATGCGGAATTAGCTTTATCCGCTGAGGTTTTTGGATTACTTTCTGGTATTTTCTTTATAGGCTATTTCTTCTTTGAAGTTCCAAGCAACATGATCATGCATAAAGTGGGAGCTCGGATATGGATTGCCCGTATAATGATTTCGTGGGGGCTCGTGGTAATATTAACAGGTTTTGCGCAAACAACTATGCATTTATATATTCTCCGTTTTTTATTAGGTGTCGCCGAAGCTGGTTTTTTCCCTGGTATAATCTTATATTTAACTTATTGGTTCAGGGCCCGCGAAAGAGGAAGGGCAACAGCGGTCCTGCTTTTAGCCTTACCGATTGGCGGATTGATTGGTGCGCCTGTGTCGACGTGGATTCTTGACAATATATCCTGGTTTGGTATGGCAGGCTGGAGATGGATGTTCATCCTTGAAGGCATTCCGGCCATTATTATAGGAATTGTTGTTGTTTTCTATTTAACTAATAGACCGACTAACGCTAAATGGTTATCTAAGGAAGAAAGTGATTGGTTAGAAGGGGAATTGAGTGCGGAAAGAAAAATTAGCTCGAAAATAAATAAAGTAACTAAGCTTGATATGCTGAAAGATTCGAAAATCTGGAAGTTGGCCCTTTTTTATTTCGCAGGGTACACATCTATCTATGGATTGTCATTCTGGATGCCAACCATCATTAAATCTTTATCGGAAAATGCAACAACCAATTTAGAAATAGGCTGGTTAGCGATGATTCCATCATTAATCGGTATACCTGCCATTATGTTTGTTGGCTGGAACTCAGATCGGACCAATGAACATAAACCACACTTGCTTGTTTGTCTCATGATAGCAGTTATCGGATTTATCGGGTGCGGCTTTTCAGATAGTGTATTTATGATGGTGCTTATGTTAACGATTACATCTTTCGGGTTATACGGTTTCAGTGGATGTTTCTTTGCCTATATGACATTTTTCTTTACTGAGTCGACTGCACCAGTTGGCATAGCCCTAGTCAATTCATTTGCGGCTTTAGGTGGTTTTGTAGGACCGATGATTCTTGGAACTGTTGCATTTACTCAAGGCATGTTTATATTATCTGGATTACTTGTGATAGGAGTCATTACTTTATTATCATTAAAATTGACTAATGTTTCAGCTGGAAATATTGGAAAAGAAGTTGAAGTCAATATTAAGCAATTATAA
- the hutI gene encoding imidazolonepropionase, which yields MTKPIWIKHAAQLATLTSERKGPRSKEGMSELGLIIDGSIWMECGLIQAVGTTKELEELYADRLHEAEVFDASGHLVTPGLVDPHTHVVYGGSREREFEMRLEGATYMDIMNGGGGIHATTRMTREASEEELMEQTKRRLDSFLAHGVTTVEGKSGYGMNLETELKQLRVMKKLQEEHPIDLVPTFMGAHAVPKDYKGREDEFVDHLINDMLPIVSEEKLAEFNDVFCEKGVFTPEQSERILKAGKKYGLIPKIHADEIEPYGGAELAAKIGAISAEHLLKASEEGIQAMAKSGTIACLLPATALYLREDAAPGRRMVDEGVAVAISTDCNPGSSPTTSMPLVMNLACISMRLTPAEALTAATYNAACAINRQEKIGSLEVGKQADVVLWNVENYQELQYLFGVNHVKTVWKNGVQVVNDRVKTDSKSLTGL from the coding sequence ATGACAAAACCAATTTGGATAAAACATGCCGCTCAACTTGCCACCCTTACCTCTGAAAGGAAAGGTCCTCGTTCCAAAGAGGGAATGTCGGAGCTTGGTTTGATAATAGATGGAAGTATATGGATGGAGTGTGGTTTGATTCAAGCTGTAGGTACGACCAAGGAATTGGAAGAACTTTATGCTGATAGATTGCATGAAGCTGAAGTTTTCGATGCTTCTGGCCATTTGGTGACACCAGGGCTTGTTGATCCCCATACGCATGTGGTATATGGCGGGAGTCGTGAGCGTGAATTTGAAATGCGTCTTGAAGGTGCAACATATATGGACATCATGAATGGAGGTGGAGGCATTCATGCAACCACCCGCATGACCAGGGAAGCAAGTGAAGAAGAGTTGATGGAACAAACCAAACGACGCCTTGATTCGTTTCTCGCTCATGGCGTGACTACAGTAGAAGGTAAAAGCGGTTATGGAATGAATTTGGAAACCGAATTGAAGCAGTTGCGGGTGATGAAGAAGTTACAGGAAGAGCATCCGATTGATTTAGTTCCTACCTTTATGGGAGCCCATGCGGTTCCAAAGGATTATAAAGGCCGTGAGGATGAATTTGTCGATCATCTGATTAATGATATGCTTCCAATCGTCTCTGAAGAAAAGCTTGCTGAATTCAATGATGTATTTTGTGAAAAGGGGGTTTTTACCCCTGAACAATCAGAGCGGATTTTAAAGGCGGGGAAAAAGTACGGCTTGATCCCTAAAATTCATGCCGATGAAATTGAGCCATACGGGGGAGCGGAACTAGCTGCCAAAATAGGGGCGATTTCAGCTGAGCATTTATTGAAGGCTTCCGAAGAGGGAATTCAAGCCATGGCTAAGTCAGGAACCATTGCCTGCTTGCTTCCAGCCACAGCTTTGTATTTAAGAGAAGATGCGGCCCCAGGACGCCGAATGGTTGATGAAGGTGTAGCTGTTGCCATTTCGACCGATTGCAATCCCGGATCCTCACCGACGACTTCTATGCCACTTGTCATGAATCTGGCATGCATCTCGATGCGGCTTACCCCTGCTGAAGCGCTTACGGCGGCAACATACAATGCTGCTTGTGCAATCAACAGACAAGAAAAGATCGGTTCGCTTGAAGTAGGAAAACAAGCGGATGTCGTTTTATGGAATGTTGAAAACTATCAGGAATTGCAATATTTATTTGGGGTTAATCACGTTAAGACTGTATGGAAAAACGGTGTTCAAGTTGTGAATGATAGAGTGAAGACTGATTCCAAAAGCCTGACGGGCCTTTAA